The Coprobacillus cateniformis DNA window TTGAATGGCAACCTGCTCCAGTGGGATATATACATCAAGTGGAATGCCGAATAACCTATCAGAGCCAAGTTCAACTTTCAATCCTTTCAAATTGGAATAATAACTGATTGCAAGAGCCGGGAATAACGACATATACTTCTGCTCACACATCCTGCACCCTTTTCCAAGAACAGTACGCTCGTTTATCTTCATACTCCAAGAATGACCGTATCTGCATTTCCACCACGCTCTCTTTGCCGAATTTCTTGAAACTTCTGTCGGTTTTAACTTGTTTAATTCATAATCCCACTCAACAAGTAATTCTCTATCAGTTGTTGCAAGGTCATTGTATCCGGCAAGCACTTCTCGCTCTGCACAGACAGGGCAAACCGTTCCTTTCACACGGGCATTGATAACTGATTTCCACTCGTTTCCACATTTTCTGCAATACCACCATACATTTTTCCTCGACTTTGCATTGACTTCATCCGATTGCAGAGGATAGTTTTTCTCTGACCATTCTTTGGCTATCTGTGGGTGTGTACTTTTTAGGTCATTCTTACCTTTTATAAATGTATAGCCACTGCAACAGGGACATTTACTGCCACCTGAGCGTGTGGAGATAAGCGTATTCCATTCATAACCGCAGGTATTGCACTTCCACCAAGCCTTGCTGTTTGCAAATGCCGTAACTTCGTTAGGCTTCTTTTCATTTTTGTTCGACCATTCTGCTGCTACTTCCGGCAATACTGTTGCAAGGTCATTAAATCCTGCAAGCACTTTGTTATGGGAGCAGTACGGGCAACCTGTTCTATTGATGGTTCTGCTCTTTACAGTGGCTATCCATTCGTGTCCTAATTTACATTTCCATATCACTTTCTTGTGTGAGCCGATAGATACCTCTGTCGGTTTGATTTCATTTTCCTCTGACCACTCCGAAGCCAATTCCGGCTTCAATGTATTTAAATCGTTAATTCCTTCAATCACTCTCGCACCGGAGCATATGGGGCATTTCTCCCCACTGGAACGAGCCTTTATACTTGTTTCCCATTCGTGACCGCAAGCACCTTTCCACCATACTTTCTTATTCGAGCCGAAAGTCACGCTGTCCGGTGTCAGCGGTAAATTCCTATCCGACCATTCGACAATCAATTCCGGATGTACTGCCGCTAAGCTATTACTCATATCAAAACCTCCACTTCCTCTGTGATTAAAGTATATGAAGTTTCGGCTTTTTCTTGTAGTTTGCGAATATCAGTAAAAATAAAAAAGCCCATTAAGAAAAGATTTCTCCTCTCTCAAAGGACAATATACAACCGATTACTCATCATCTATATCTAATCGCTGATTTATTTCTTTTACCAATTCTTTAGGGTCTTCCGTTCGTAATCATTTTGCAAACTCAATCATTATTTCCTGTTCATCCTTGCTCATTTGCTCAAACATATCTGCCATCTCTTTTTCTCTCGGTGTCAATCGCATATACATTTCTTGTTCCTCCAATTTTAAGCTCATACAATATCGTATCGTCAGGAACATCTTAACTGTTATCCATCTTCTGTGCAAACATCGGTTTATAACGAAAAATGGGCAATTCCGCAATGGAACTGCCCATATATCTTGAAAATTATGCGATTTTTAAGGCTCTGCACCATTTCAAGCACCATTTGGTGTAAATTTGGTGTATTTGTGTATTTTCAGAGCTTTTTCACAAATGAAGTACATCCCGTTTTATAGGGTAAAACGGTACTTCTTAGTAGAGCTTTGCACCTGCCGGAATATGGTCATCAACCATCAGAAGATGAAGCTTTTCTTCGCCTTCTTCTTCGTGGATAGCACTGAGGAGCATACCGCAAGAGTCAATGCCCATCATAGCTCTCGGTGGAAGATTTGTGATAGCGATAAGAGTCTTTCCAATCAGTTCTTCCGGCTCATAAAAGCTATGAATACCGCTTAAAATGGTTCTATCTGTGCCTGTTCCGTCATCAAGAGTGAACTGTAACAGTTTCTTTGACTTCGGTACGGCAACACACTCTTTAACCTTTACTGCACGGAAATCTGACTTGCTGAATGTATCAAAATCAACTGCTTCCTCAAATAAAGGCTCTACCTTTACCTTAGAAAAATCAATCTTCTCAGGCTCTGAATTTGGTGTAGAAACCTCTTTAGAACTTACACCATTTTCGGATTTTACACCACCGAGGGTCTTCATTGTCGGGAATAAGATTACTTCACGAATTGACTCTTGTCCAGTTAACAGCATAACAAGTCGATCAATTCCCATTCCCATACCACCTGTTGGAGGTAGTCCATACTCTAAAGCCTCTACATAATCTAAATCCATTTCAATCCATATATAATTTTTATATATGTTTTTATGTGTTTTTTTGTATCAGTAAACATCTAAAAATGTATATAATTTGTAGATTTTATATATAGTTATCTTGTTTTGTATGCCGAAATGTATGCCATCTCATTATGAAATATAATCGACTTTTTTAGTATAGTAATTACCATATTGTGTTCCATCTGTTCCAATTAAATATTCTTTTTCACTTTCAAAATCTAAATCCTTAAAAGCTTTTAATCTTTCTTTTGCAAAAACTGGAATTTTAGTTACAAGAAATTTACTACAACAGATAGTATAAATATTGGGTATTATGAGTTGAATAATATTTTTAATATACTCACTTTTTTCGTAATTACTTTTTAAATCCAAACGCATAATAGCTTTACCATTGTAGTAATCTTTGGAACGCCTTTGAAATAATTCTATTGTTCCAATGGCTATATTTATATTTTTATCAATAATACATAATCTTATAAAATGTTTATTTTTACTATTTTCTAACCAAAAAGAAATAGCTTCTTCCATCCTTGGCAGTGTTTCATAGTGAAAATCATCCCCATGGCAATTATCGCTATTAAATAGCTGTTGAGCCTTTGAATCAGAATAAACTTCTAATAAATCTTTAGCATCTTCAAATTTTACTATTCTTAAACTAAATTGATTATTTTCTATATATATATTATTATTTACATTAATCATTTTTCTGCCTCCTTCATTATATATAAATAATAACACAGCAACTATGACAGCTATATGTCACAATTACTGTGTAAAAATTCCTGTGCTCTTTTATTTAATTCTTTTTTTACTTCCAAAGGTTTTAAAATGACTATTTCATTACTAAAAGATAATAATGTTCCTTTCCATAGTTCTTCATCTTTAGGAAGGTGTAAAGATAAAACGTAATCACCATTATCTTTTATTGCAATTAATTTTGCATTTAAGTATTCAATTGCTTTAATATGACTATTTTTTTTACACAATACTTCAATATTATAATACTCTCTTTGATCATTCATCTTATTTTTCATAATTTGATAAATGTCTTGTTGATAATGATTGTTAAAGCCAGAAACTTTTTTGATATTCTCCATTCTTATAATTTTGTAATATCTATAGTCCTTTCTATCTCTATCAAAGCCAATGAGATACCATGAATACCATTTATAAATAATAGCAATAGGATCAACTTTCCTTTGTGAAAATTCATTTTTTGAATTTGTATAATCAAACTCAACAACATTTTGATTTAATATTAATTTTTCCAATAATAGCAAGTTTTTATTAATTGGCTTTTTTTCTTTGAGAATACTAAAGTCTAAAATGATATGTTCTTGAGAATCATGATTTAATAACTTGATTTTATTTAAAACTCTCTCTATTTTTTTATTGGTAAAAGCACTATTAAAACCTTTTAAAGCTGATATTATTATTTTATAGTCTTGTTCATCTGCTAACTGTACATTCATTTTATACTGCTCATCAATTTCATATCCACCGTCTGTTCCAACAAACGAAATAATAGGAAATCCTGTAAGAGTTAATGTATCAATATCTCTTTGAATTGTACGAATTGAAACATCAAATTGATTTGATAAAGTTTTGGCAGTAACTCTTTTATGATTAAGCAAATATATTATAATTAATAACAATCTTTCTATTTTCATTTCTCTTTAAAAATCCTTCTATGGTTTTATTAAATTTATATTTGTTTATTAATAAATTTCTCAAAAATTTTAATTCTTATCCTTTAAAATTGAGTAAGAAATCAAAATTGGTGCCGTGTCTAGATAGTCTTCCTGGCAAAGGATACTCACCTCTATTCCCAAGCATAATTCCATATCTCAAATAAGGTATGACGTTTTTATGACATTGTGCCTTATAGCTATATGTAATAGCATCGTGAGTTGTCACTGATTGAATTTTTGATTCAATTATAACCCTTGGTTTTATGCTGTTATTTAGTTTTTCGTAAATTAATAGATCTGTTTCAAATTCTTGAACATTTGTTTTAACACCATCAAGATTTTCATCAAATTCAATATACTCTAAAGCATATGATATCTTTTTCAATACATCAATATATATATACTATCTCCTAATTGATTTTGTAACAGTTCGCAAATGGATTGTGTCCACTCATTTTCTTTCATATTTATCACATTCCTTACTTAGTAACTAAGTGAGTATCTTTAATTTTATATTCTACATCATCAAATAATATATATGTGA harbors:
- a CDS encoding zinc-ribbon domain-containing protein, with protein sequence MSNSLAAVHPELIVEWSDRNLPLTPDSVTFGSNKKVWWKGACGHEWETSIKARSSGEKCPICSGARVIEGINDLNTLKPELASEWSEENEIKPTEVSIGSHKKVIWKCKLGHEWIATVKSRTINRTGCPYCSHNKVLAGFNDLATVLPEVAAEWSNKNEKKPNEVTAFANSKAWWKCNTCGYEWNTLISTRSGGSKCPCCSGYTFIKGKNDLKSTHPQIAKEWSEKNYPLQSDEVNAKSRKNVWWYCRKCGNEWKSVINARVKGTVCPVCAEREVLAGYNDLATTDRELLVEWDYELNKLKPTEVSRNSAKRAWWKCRYGHSWSMKINERTVLGKGCRMCEQKYMSLFPALAISYYSNLKGLKVELGSDRLFGIPLDVYIPLEQVAIQVNTDSEKIDILKEHLCKQRGIKLIKLPMKPNEVENVYAQRIKAAFQSVHIFISSDTQEDVRIIRKTFENWRSSR
- a CDS encoding helix-turn-helix transcriptional regulator; translated protein: MKIERLLLIIIYLLNHKRVTAKTLSNQFDVSIRTIQRDIDTLTLTGFPIISFVGTDGGYEIDEQYKMNVQLADEQDYKIIISALKGFNSAFTNKKIERVLNKIKLLNHDSQEHIILDFSILKEKKPINKNLLLLEKLILNQNVVEFDYTNSKNEFSQRKVDPIAIIYKWYSWYLIGFDRDRKDYRYYKIIRMENIKKVSGFNNHYQQDIYQIMKNKMNDQREYYNIEVLCKKNSHIKAIEYLNAKLIAIKDNGDYVLSLHLPKDEELWKGTLLSFSNEIVILKPLEVKKELNKRAQEFLHSNCDI